In Castanea sativa cultivar Marrone di Chiusa Pesio chromosome 6, ASM4071231v1, a single window of DNA contains:
- the LOC142641043 gene encoding WRKY transcription factor 6-like, translated as MAKGGRPTIDPGSVLNSYTEPNNTSGFKNDIMDISTYPIRNSGDEDVPSPASSTWKPVIVNEMDFFPTDRNCSKESHRVNVKKESAQGVMIGCLGLNTGLNLTTNTSSEKSNEDDRTNNTSNKKSFNELIALQAELDRMSMENERLKVLLKQVNDNYNSLQIHFATLMQHQQTRKAKTGIVDEVINGDKSNGGSLTRQFMDLHRVEKDEPSHTPSEGGLRDCSRSPMKDKVELEYKKQKICSSSSEIIQLDLDKSDSRNGTTTTGREDSPDQAIPGPVLNKAPRFTTSRDADHQHPETLSMIRKARVSVRARSDGTTINDGCQWRKYGQKMAKGNPCPRAYYRCTMGASCPVRKQVQRCAEDRSILITTYEGNHNHPLPPAAMATASYTSAAASMLLSGSMPSADALMNSNILARTALSSSPSFATLSASAPFPTVTLDLTQPHNASQFQRAVQGQFNMFSSSLPHFMSAPQVFGQALQNQSKYVGLHSSQGMELPPFASSNQIHTPSLSDAIGSATAAITADPNFTAALVAAITSIIGNVHSNHSGNSTQPTARNNNDKN; from the exons ATGGCCAAAGGAGGAAGACCCACTATAGATCCTGGTTCTGTATTAAACTCTTATACAGAACCAAATAATACTAGTGGGTTCAAGAATGATATCATGGACATCTCTACCTACCCAATTCGTAACAGTGGTGATGAAGATGTTCCATCTCCGGCAAGTTCCACTTGGAAACCAGTAATAGTCAATGAAATGGACTTCTTCCCCACTGACAGGAATTGTTCTAAGGAAAGTCATAGGGTTAATGTCAAGAAAGAGAGTGCACAAGGTGTGATGATCGGTTGTTTGGGACTTAAC actggTTTGAATCTTACCACAAATACTAGTAGCGAGAAGTCAAATGAGGATGATAGAACAAACAACACGAGTAACAAGAAAAGTTTTAATGAG TTGATAGCTCTGCAGGCTGAATTGGACCGGATGAGTATGGAAAATGAACGCCTAAAAGTTTTGCTTAAACAGGTGAACGATAACTACAATTCCTTGCAGATTCATTTTGCAACACTGATGCAACACCAACAGACTCGAAAGGCCAAAACAGGAATAGTTGATGAG GTGATTAATGGAGATAAAAGCAATGGAGGAAGCCTAACAAGACAGTTTATGGATCTGCATCGAGTTGAAAAAGATGAGCCATCACATACTCCTTCTGAAGGCGGATTGCGGGATTGTTCTAGATCACCTATGAAAGACAAGGTTGAGTTAGagtataaaaaacaaaagatttgtagtagtagtagtgagATTATTCAGTTGGATCTGGATAAGAGTGATTCTCGGAATGGTACTACAACAACTGGGAGAGAGGATAGCCCAGACCAAGCAATTCCAGGGCCGGTTCTTAACAAAGCCCCTAGATTTACTACCTCCAGGGATGCTGATCATCAACACCCAGAAACCTTGTCAATGATTAGAAAAGCACGTGTCTCAGTTCGAGCACGATCAGATGGAACTACG ATTAATGACGGATGCCAATGGAGAAAGTATGGGCAGAAGATGGCAAAAGGAAATCCATGTCCTCGAGCTTATTATCGATGCACCATGGGAGCTAGCTGTCCTGTTCGCAAACAA GTACAAAGATGTGCAGAAGACCGGTCGATCCTTATTACCACTTACGAAGGAAATCACAACCATCCACTCCCTCCGGCTGCCATGGCAACGGCATCCTATACATCAGCAGCTGCATCAATGCTACTCTCAGGATCAATGCCCAGTGCAGATGCACTGATGAATTCAAACATACTAGCAAGAACTGCACTTTCTAGCTCACCAAGTTTCGCAACACTTTCAGCTTCAGCTCCATTTCCTACTGTTACATTGGACCTCACTCAGCCTCATAATGCCTCACAGTTCCAGAGGGCAGTACAAGGCCAGTTTAACATGTTTTCTTCAAGCTTGCCACATTTCATGTCTGCGCCACAAGTTTTCGGTCAAGCCCTTCAAAACCAATCAAAATATGTGGGTCTTCATAGCTCTCAAGGAATGGAGCTTCCTCCCTTTGCATCCAGCAATCAGATACATACACCCTCATTGAGTGATGCAATTGGCTCAGCAACAGCTGCCATCACA